The sequence below is a genomic window from Chondrinema litorale.
GTTGGAATCGCTAGTAATCGCGCATCAGCAATGGCGCGGTGAATACGTTCCCGGACCTTGTACACACCGCCCGTCAAGCCATGGGAGTTGGGTGTACCTGAAGGTAGTGACCGTTAAGGAGCTATTAAGGGTAAAACTAGCGACTGGGGCTAAGTCGTAACAAGGTAGCCGTACCGGAAGGTGTGGCTGGAACACCTCCTTTTAGAGACGTTAAAAGTGGATTGAATTCTACTGTTATTTCACACATTCAAGATAATAGAAGCAAGAGGGCTAGAGCGGAATAGTTGTCAGGGGTAGAGCGAGCCCAGTAAAAGGGCTTATAGCTCAGGTGGTTAGAGCGCTACACTGATAATGTAGAGGTCGCTGGTTCGAGTCCAGCTAAGCCCACTAAAGAGGGGAATTAGCTCAGCTGGCTAGAGCGCCTGCCTTGCACGCAGGAGGTCATCGGTTCGACTCCGATATTCTCCACAAAGATTTAAACTGGTAGAAAGAAGTTCTACTGGATTACCTAATTATAAAGGTTAAATTTATTAAAATTGGATTTAATCTTCGTTAAACATCGAAAGAGATGTTTAAAAGTTCTTTGACATACTGTAAAAATCAAGAAGCTAAGATACTACAAGAGTAGAAAGAGAAGTAAATAAGGGCGTATAGTGGATGCCTTGGCTTCCAGAGCCGATGAAGGACGTGATAAGCTGCGAAAAGCTTCGGGGAGATGCAAATAATTTTTGATCCGAAGATATCCGAATGGGGCAACCCGTTATGATGAAGTCATAACATCTCTACGGAGAAGGGCACCCGGGGAACTGAAACATCTAAGTACCTGGAGGAAAAGAAAATAATAATGATTCCGTAAGTAGTGGCGAGCGAACGCGGAAGAGCCTAAACCATTTATGTTACGGCATAACTGGGGTTGTAGGGCCACATAATGATTGAATGAATGAACTGGAATATCATGGAAAGGATAACCAAAGGATGTGAAAGTCATGTACAGGTAAGTTTAATCAATTAGGTGGTACCCTGAGTAGGTGGGGGCAGGTGAAACCCCCTCTGAATCCGCCGGCACCATCCGGCAAGGCTAAATACATCTGGAAGACCGATAGTGAACCAGTACCGTGAGGGAAAGGTGAAAAGTACTCCAAATAGGAGGGTGAAATAGTACCTGAAACTGTACGCCTACAAGCGGTAGGAGCGGTTTATACCGTGACTGCGTGCCTTTTGCATAATGAGCCTACGAGTTACACTTCACTGGCAAGGTTAATATTTTAAGGATAGCAGCCGGAGCGAAAGCGAGTCTGAATAGGGCGCGAAGTCAGTGGAGGTAGACGCGAAACCTAGTGATCTACCCATGTCCAGGATGAAAGTTCGGTAACACGAACTGGAGGTCCGAACCAGTACACGTTGAAAAGTGTTTGGATGAGGTGTGGGTAGGGGTGAAAGGCCAATCAAACTAGGAAATAGCTCGTACTCCCCGAAATGTTTTTAGGAACAGCCTCAATTGATGTTTACCGGAGGTAGAGCTACCGATTGGACTAGGGGGTGTCACAACCTACCGAATCCAGACGAACTCCGAATGCCGTTAAATTAGATTGGGAGTGAGGGTAAGGGTGCTAAGGTCCTTATCCAAAAGGGAAACAACCCAGACCATCAGCTAAGGTCCCCAAGTGTATGCTAAGTTGATCAAAGGAGGTTCAGCTACAGAGACAGCCAGGAGGTTAGCTTGGAAGCAGCTATTCCTTTAAAGAGTGCGTAACAGCTCACTGGTCGAGTGGCAGGGCATCGATAATAATCGGGCATAAGTATACCACCGAAGCTATGGTACCGCAAGGTAGGTAGGGGAGCATTCCATCGGCGTTGAATGAGTATTGTGAGATATTCTGGAGCTTATGGAAAAGCAAATGTAGGCATAAGTAACGATAAGGCGGGTGAGAACCCCGCCCACCGATAGACTAAGGTTTCCCAGGCAATGCTAATCAGCCTGGGGTTAGTCGGGACCTAAGGCGTACCCGCAAGGGGAAGTCGATGGACAACAGGTTAATATTCCTGTACTTGCACAGAATAAAAGTGACGAGTTGTACGATAATGTGCGTACTGACGAAATAGTACGTTAAAGGCTACGGCTGAAAGTACTGCAAAACTTCGGTGGCGCAGATAATCATTAGACTATGGCTCCAAGAAAAGCGACTGCTGCAACCCGTACCGTAAACCGACACAGGTAGTCAAGGAGAGAATCCTAAGGTGCTCGAGTGATTCACGGCTAAGGAACTAGGCAAAATAGTCCTGTAACTTCGGGAGAAAGGACGCCTCCCTCGCAAGAGGAGGCCGCAGTGAAAAGGCCCAGGCGACTGTTTAACAAAAACACATGGCTTTGCGAACTCGAAAGATGAAGTATAAGGCCTGACACCTGCCCGGTGCTGGAAGGTTAAGGGGGGATGTTAGGGGTAACCCAAAGCATTGAACCGAAGCCCCAGTAAACGGCGGCCGTAACTATAACGGTCCTAAGGTAGCGAAATTCCTTGTCGGGTAAGTTCCGACCTGCACGAATGGTGCAACGATCTGGGCACTGTCTCAGCCGTGAGCTCGGTGAAATTGTAGTATCGGTGAAGATGCCGATTACCCGCAACGGGACGGAAAGACCCCATGAACCTTTACTGCAGCTTAACATTGGTATCGGGCAAGAAATGTGTAGGATAGGCGGGAGACTGTGAAGCGGTGTCGCTAGGCATCGTGGAGTCACTGTTGAAATACCGCCCTTTTCTTGTCTGGTGTCTAATCCTTATGGGAGACATTGTTTGGCGGGTAGTTTGACTGGGGTGGTCGCCTCCAAAAGAGTAACGGAGGCTTTCAAAGGTACCCTCAGTACGGTTGGTAATCGTACGTAGAGCGCAATAGCAAAAGGGTGCTTGACTGTGAGGCCAACAAGCCGATCAGGTAGGAAACTAGGATATAGTGATCCGGTGGTACCGCATGGAAGGGCCATCGCTCAAAGGATAAAAGGTACTCTGGGGATAACAGGCTGATCTCCCCCAAGAGCTCATATCGACGGGGAGGTTTGGCACCTCGATGTCGGCTCGTCACATCCTGGGGCTGGAGAAGGTCCCAAGGGTTGGGCTGTTCGCCCATTAAAGTGGCACGCGAGCTGGGTTCAGAACGTCGTGAGACAGTTCGGTCCCTATCTGTTGTGGGCGCTAGAAGCTTGAGAGGATCTGACTTTAGTACGAGAGGACCGAGTTGGACGAACCTCTGGTGTACCTGTTGTGGTGTCAGCTGCATTGCAGGGTAGCTATGTTCGGAAGGGATAAGCACTGAAAGCATCTAAGTGCGAAACCCACCTCGAGATGAGGCTTCTATATAAGGGTCGTCAGAGACGATGACGTTGATAGGCTGCAGGTGTAAAGTCAGAGATGGCAAAGCCGAGCAGTACTAATTACCCGATAACTTCCAAGACCGAAATTGTATTATTTTAGCTTGTTTACAGTATGTAAAGATTTTAATGGTGATGATAGCGCAGGTGTTCACCTCTTCCCATTCCGAACAGAGAAGTTAAGCCCTGTAGCGCCGATGGTACTGCATTAAACTGTGGAAGAGTAGGTAATCGCCAATCTTTTATTATATATATAAACCCTTCATATCTTTTAAGATCTTGAAGGGTTTTTTATTTGTATACTTAGGCCTTACCTTTTAAATAAAAGGGATTGAAAATCAAGGTTTTAAATGCATTAATGTATAAAATAAAACCCCGCAATTAGCTAATAAAAGCTTTTTTCGGGGTTTTTGATTTGTTAAATTGTAGTGTCTAATCACAATTAACACTACAATATATGAGAGATCAACAGCTTTTCCAACCACAAGATTACTTAACTCCAAAATGGTATTTATTTAAGAGTAGTAAATTGGGTAATGTTTATGATAGCATCCCTTGGGAACAACTTTCTGCATGTCTGCCTAAGAAAAATAAAGGCCCTGGTGCTCCTAGCTGGTTTTCGCCTCAGGGCATGTTTGGCTTAATGTTTCTAAAAGCCTATTTAAACCTGAGTGATGAAAAGCTCATAGCACGCTTTAATACCGATTGGAGCCTTCAGCTATTTTGCAATAAATTGCTACAGGATCATCAAAAGATTAAGGATAAGGCCATTTTAAGTCGAATCAGGACGTATATGGCGGACCATACTGATTGGCAACAACTTCAAGAGGTACTACTCCAACACTGGAAAACAGACATGCATAATACGCATGTGCTCTTAATGGATGCTACTTGTTATGAGAGTTATATTCGTTTTCCTACCGATGTTAAGCTGCTCTGGGAGAGCTGCCAATGGGTGTTTGAAAAGCAGCTTTACAGATACTGTAAAATATTAGGAGTAAAACGACCTGGCTCCAAATATATAGATCAAAAGCGCATGCAGATGTCTTATGATCGTAGTCGTAAAAAGACATATAAAGCTGGTCGCAAGCGTAAAAAGTCATTGATATATCTACTATCCAAAGGATTGGGGCAACTGCAATGCCTACTTAACGAAAATCCACAAATACAGCTTCACTTACATGAGAGAACATATCTAAAAACTATAAAGAAGATAATCGAGCAACAGCAATTCTTGCAGCAGCATCCAGCTAAAGAATTGAAAAACAGGATTGTATCACTTCCCAAGGCTTATGTTAGGCCGATAGTGCGAGGTAAAGAAGCTAAAAGGGTTGAGTTCGGAATGAAGGCACACCTGCTTCAGGTGGATGGTATCTGCTTTATCGATACCATGGAGTTCCGCGCTTTTAATGAAAGTACCAGACTGAAATTAAGTAGTTTAAAACATAGATCGATATTTGGCTCACTTCATCAACTAGGAGCAGATCGCATTTACGCCACCAACAAAAACAGGAAGTATTTAACAGAAAAGAAGATATTTACCTGCTTTCCAAAGAAAGGTCCTAAAGTAAACAACCCTGCTGAAAGCCAACTCAGAAGTCTCATCTCTAGCCAAAGAGCCACGGTGATGGAGGGAAGTTTTGGCGTGCATAAAACAGCTTATGGCCTCAATAAGATCAAGGTTAAAGGAGAAAAACGAGAAATGATACACGTTTTTTTCGCAGTTATGATGGCCAATGCCGTTAAGATCAGCAAAAGGAAATCAGAACAAGCCCCTCTACTTCAGGCCGCCTAAACCTAAAGCTGAAAAGCCTATGGGATGAGTGTGTCTATACTATCCAAAAGCAATATTTTCCAGTTTTATCAATAGGATTACTCACAGTATTGTACTTTTTAAATAGTCCAAAACAGCAGGTACCAAGATTTGAAACAAAAAAAAGCTGAACTTTATCTATCCAACTCTTATTTTTTATTGGTCTTAATCAATTTTCAAGGAGGCCCTTCTTAATATACCTTACCTCTTTAATACTTACCCACACCCCACTAAATCTTATCATCTCTACCAAATACAAACCCTATTATCCCAATTACTTAAATAACAAAAAAAGCTACCCTGAAAAGGATAGCCTTATATAATTATTGTTTTCTTTATTGCTTTATGAGTTTCGACAAAAACTTAGAAAATTGTCGTATATTGGATTTCCGTCTATTATTAAGCCTCCAAGTGTATGTGTAAATTCTGGATGCCATTGTACTCCTAAAACTTTTCCAGGTTTACATTTTTTCCACATAATAGCTTCAACTAGATGATCTTCTTTACTTATTGCAAGTACATCAAGATCACTTCCTAAACCTTTAATAGCTTGGTGATGAATGGTGTTTACATATAACTTATCAGAAATAGGGTAAATACTGTTAAGGTAACTTTCATCAGGAATTATGAGTTCATGCGCGATTGTATCGTAATTTTTAGCGTTACGATGTTCAACATTGGTTTTAAATTGAGTTTCGATATCTTGATAAAGTGTACCTCCAAAATATACATTTAGTAATTGTAAACCTCTACAGATTGCGAAAACAGGTTTATCATTTTTAATCGCAAAATCTAAAATTTCTAACTCATAAATATCTCTTTGCTTATCACCTTGCCACCTTCCGATTGGTTTTTCTCCGTAAGTAGTTGGAGATAAATCTGTTCCTCCTTGAAAAACAAAACCATCCATTTCTTTCAAGAAGTCTTCTAAAATAGATTTATCGTTTAAATCTGGAATTAATATAGGCATTGCATCTTTTCTAGAAAGATAGTTTGCCATATCTTTTTCAAAATATAAAAGTGACTTGGGGCCGAATACTGTTCTATTTATATCCGGATACATGAAGCATGATGATACACCTATTTTTAGCATAGTTGAATAGTTTTACCAACCTCTATATTTAGGAGGTTCAATATTGTTTAATCTTAAGTAAGTTATACATTGTGCTCGGTGATGAGTAAGATGATCTCTCATTAAATAAAATATCCTTTTTTTATCCATAATTACACCAGCAAAAATTACAGGGTCTTTACTTTGTTTATCAGAGATTTCACTTGCACTTTTTTCTACATATGTAAAAACGTCTTTAAGACTTTTTATAAGATCATTTTTACTCAAGTCATCTAGTTTAGCATCTTTTATTGGATTGCTTTCATTTGCAATAAATGTAGAATTAAGCCAGTATAAATTGGTAATTATATGAGCTAGCTGTTGTGAAAATGTGAATGTATTTTCATTTAATCGATATTTATAATATTCTTCAGGCATTGCTTCAGCCACTTCAATGCTATATTCAGAAGCTCTCTTCCATATATCTAT
It includes:
- a CDS encoding transposase; translation: MRDQQLFQPQDYLTPKWYLFKSSKLGNVYDSIPWEQLSACLPKKNKGPGAPSWFSPQGMFGLMFLKAYLNLSDEKLIARFNTDWSLQLFCNKLLQDHQKIKDKAILSRIRTYMADHTDWQQLQEVLLQHWKTDMHNTHVLLMDATCYESYIRFPTDVKLLWESCQWVFEKQLYRYCKILGVKRPGSKYIDQKRMQMSYDRSRKKTYKAGRKRKKSLIYLLSKGLGQLQCLLNENPQIQLHLHERTYLKTIKKIIEQQQFLQQHPAKELKNRIVSLPKAYVRPIVRGKEAKRVEFGMKAHLLQVDGICFIDTMEFRAFNESTRLKLSSLKHRSIFGSLHQLGADRIYATNKNRKYLTEKKIFTCFPKKGPKVNNPAESQLRSLISSQRATVMEGSFGVHKTAYGLNKIKVKGEKREMIHVFFAVMMANAVKISKRKSEQAPLLQAA
- a CDS encoding gamma-glutamyl-gamma-aminobutyrate hydrolase family protein, producing the protein MLKIGVSSCFMYPDINRTVFGPKSLLYFEKDMANYLSRKDAMPILIPDLNDKSILEDFLKEMDGFVFQGGTDLSPTTYGEKPIGRWQGDKQRDIYELEILDFAIKNDKPVFAICRGLQLLNVYFGGTLYQDIETQFKTNVEHRNAKNYDTIAHELIIPDESYLNSIYPISDKLYVNTIHHQAIKGLGSDLDVLAISKEDHLVEAIMWKKCKPGKVLGVQWHPEFTHTLGGLIIDGNPIYDNFLSFCRNS
- a CDS encoding DinB family protein, which translates into the protein MKISHIVLLIFIATIFSNNSFAQKGSAFSNEFIDIWKRASEYSIEVAEAMPEEYYKYRLNENTFTFSQQLAHIITNLYWLNSTFIANESNPIKDAKLDDLSKNDLIKSLKDVFTYVEKSASEISDKQSKDPVIFAGVIMDKKRIFYLMRDHLTHHRAQCITYLRLNNIEPPKYRGW